The following coding sequences are from one uncultured Desulfobacter sp. window:
- a CDS encoding RHS repeat-associated core domain-containing protein, producing MKYSRSVRIFKAVILALLTTALYILPVSASFDPPTDDDLAQTMECEWAMKDDPENPGNDIPDDSDELVALAESLGNDPVKIYNWVHENVYFPQFLYDNGGYYFYNHSRLGARGAYLNRIGNTWDQSSLLIALLRISGIHARYVHHSPSSSGTDIDRVYVIAWLDLDNPYGLAEGGQKGWVTLVPWMKKADLVEGKDLFPLNQDGSTTGQLDSDPDSELNFNFDQYLSKVKYESALEEYEQKLQNYLYSNDPGKSLKDIPFKEIFDKNTGSILPRSYPVNIRRTPSTDYSEVLDTNRQYIDLSIDKSSGGNLLTYRVFLPKIVGKTFYLDWKISGSTMKPVLKLDDEEVCGGEDSDPSIDAGKYFSLTFQVRGKDAKKRPDRIAGTFIQMGFDPLAASVKTVEKMKKELQSVDMSLVLDTSKHEKYLRLMGGILVDTYLTRLYENAERTADLLYSKISWGLAPTFIFTKPNSTDNPIETAPESKFYYHPQWNIDQQTYSGLRKWDKGFQIITEQNNEWNDSLNELCRRLYMFGASYDEGKIFEDWMDTPGASTIRGIMVVNEEFDKGASDNYVVTLTKDDIVEDTQPVTLNFESIPALNEYDSVESVYGSFDWANMQRIDSTNQCVGVVNGAVTGTHGVYCSSGVILRGTKFNLTSMRMTAANDEYINITFELYKEGASSAFYTASLKNLYTTPRVVTLNFPAANRINIISSSGPVIIDDLTFTRTEYIEDLDDQTEGHLGYSTILSIVSELNNGAKVVIPVQEIEYEELSGSVRIVYGAEGYGDTYAFGMYNGGSSSPNTETNETYVDTGDISLYTDILSDTTQTDWLGKYALETDETNSISTIIQKTSETINAAKTFIGDPVDMVTGEFYAEEKPDITVKSRGFDLSVIRKYRSQTIYNGPFGYGWTWNHAERIMPLTGGDVKYYNNEADAFEITSNGDGTYTYPAGSQFILTMEAGQYIITQNLTMQKSYFSDQGYLIKKEDRFGNTLLYEYADTDHPTEISKITDELGRFLAFTYNTSGKVTTVTGKTGEADTGLSCSYLYSDNETTGDGLGDDLIEFQGLDYEIDPEDGSNSATKYQYLSDQDNVYLDHNMILYTMPGGDTLEIGYYKNDQVAYHTNAKGETFNFMYSRLNRYAETWNEEGYYRKVFFNESNDVIRIANEDGTMETMVYDGHHNKTHHTDGNGYTTEFQYYPDGTSADDQDAYEKQRKLYVKTDAMGHTWRYQYDDTNNPYSVTQSKDPVDRISAFEYYTDGNLHKKIQAPGYKFSDDGQIVEGLPTDGFETAYVYDDYGNITQITDARGNSEIFAYDTDALHLLSKTDKNGHQTSFDYYPSGNTENQPPDLLKSKTVTVGGTDLTTTFEYNAVGQKTKETDPLSQTTTYEYNTDGKLVKTTLPNGAVKELKYYKARDVVAGAQIKEAIDPLSQSELFTYDAIGKLTSRTDKNGNTTSYTYDPMGRLAQTTDALGNITQYQYDGNGNKTAVTDALGHTSTYTYDAANRLIEETIPCGLEDSDTSVIRKTYTYYDDGKLESETTDITDADHEDITVFYEYDQLGHLFQKTDGYNSSDPQATAYRYDALGNLTGIINPLGDRQTFVYDGNGNKTAEQHYDTGNELLEETLFHYDERNLLTHIIDPLGDVTVLVYDAAGRKISQTQGLDTDLVETVWEYDTVGNIVKETDPLGRLTRYSYDLNRQKIKLVDAAGETSTFGYDPNGNQISTTYPDKTVTRTYYDAVNRKIGTEDELGNLQYFEYDEVSNLILHTDARGNSTTFQYDQAGRMFRTIDALGNTTETEFDETGRVLATTNARGIETQHRYDVHGNLLGTTIAPSSSEPVITEYEYDENNRRIFEIRSLKVSDTETRALKTQFVYDDRGLMTTRIEGQYTETPQSYGFEYNAGRQLVQTTDPNGNITKYFYDTLGRKIAQTQADGMIEYYWEYDVAGNVILEQMPEGELTIKGYDNLNRLILMVQGDDRKEFAYDSRGRLIREVNFNGDITQYTYDLVGRLDSRTSAAGITGEAATSTFSYDENGNLLSVLNPLENTLTYEYDVLNRKIKEADADGSFQQFTYDGNGNIETITRQDSSLVTFVYDDLDRKIEVRLGSGSVLQQQFEYDTLSRLKLAEDFNQGAATHLVIFSYDDFDRLETELQDSAYLVTSQYDNNGNKETLSYPSGKTVQKNYDGNNNLSAVYDGVDQIARLEYDRNRQLIFGVYGNNTTLSVEYDNRGREMYRAYSTPGTNELFRVDKSYDGQSNVATRNTEFKGTFLTEAFGYDHHDRLTGQYRNSVGYAAWQYDLNGNWKYTDQNGLSEPRTVTSDNEYNTIDSTVVSYDDRGNMTFDGTNDYTYDWANRLTQVSSDGAVLASYTYDALNRRVTRTVGTVVTTFVYDSQSVIEEYTASSLERIFIYADTLDDPVLVEVNGQDYYYLKDSQHSVKAILDAGAALVESYNYNPFGLMMISDDQGTDITTTGSTIGNPFGYTGRRWDNDSGLWYYRNRMYSASLGRFMQRDPAGYVDGLNLYTYVLNNPLRYTDPDGLMARDAWDSIDPTLASIKGGISDYLADRGLENYEQGYYVAAAIDSVGLAIVEGAPENKVELAVEGVLTLAGLKAAKYLDSLNDVSKYIDDVIDVFNFKGPAGRHTLTSVNQKTVAKNLNTVIEPGVDVASDVAAINKGLAQKIGDKFVVKGRTYGMHDGTLYPVSGAGFHQLDRAAFKALGVLNKFGNTSKANQIINNMGLSDDAVKAALKAWGASQ from the coding sequence ATGAAATATTCAAGAAGTGTGCGAATCTTTAAAGCCGTCATTTTGGCGTTATTGACTACAGCATTATACATATTACCTGTTTCTGCAAGTTTTGATCCCCCCACGGACGATGACCTGGCCCAGACCATGGAATGCGAATGGGCGATGAAAGATGATCCGGAAAATCCCGGAAATGATATTCCTGATGATAGCGATGAGCTTGTGGCCCTTGCCGAAAGTCTGGGTAATGATCCGGTTAAAATTTATAATTGGGTTCACGAGAATGTTTACTTCCCACAATTCCTTTATGATAATGGCGGATATTACTTTTACAATCATTCAAGACTGGGAGCCAGGGGGGCATATTTAAATCGTATTGGCAATACCTGGGATCAGTCTTCTTTACTGATTGCACTGTTGAGAATATCAGGTATCCATGCAAGATATGTTCATCATTCTCCTTCAAGCTCAGGCACAGACATTGATCGTGTTTATGTTATTGCATGGCTGGATTTGGATAATCCATATGGCCTTGCTGAAGGCGGCCAAAAAGGTTGGGTTACTCTTGTCCCCTGGATGAAAAAAGCAGACCTTGTTGAAGGAAAAGACCTTTTCCCTTTAAATCAGGACGGATCAACAACCGGGCAGTTAGATTCTGACCCGGACTCTGAATTAAACTTTAATTTTGATCAATATCTGTCAAAAGTAAAATATGAATCCGCCTTAGAAGAATATGAACAAAAATTACAAAATTATTTATACTCAAACGACCCGGGGAAATCGTTAAAAGATATTCCTTTCAAAGAAATTTTTGACAAGAATACAGGGTCAATTCTTCCCCGCTCCTATCCAGTCAATATACGTCGAACTCCAAGCACTGATTATTCTGAAGTTTTAGATACTAACAGACAATACATTGATTTATCGATAGATAAAAGCAGCGGTGGGAATTTACTGACTTACAGAGTTTTTCTGCCTAAAATTGTGGGTAAGACATTCTATTTGGACTGGAAAATATCCGGCTCAACAATGAAGCCGGTCCTAAAATTAGATGACGAGGAAGTGTGTGGTGGCGAGGATTCTGATCCGTCAATAGATGCCGGAAAATACTTTTCTTTGACTTTCCAGGTAAGGGGTAAAGATGCCAAAAAGCGTCCAGACCGAATAGCTGGCACTTTTATCCAGATGGGATTTGATCCTCTTGCAGCGTCTGTTAAAACCGTCGAAAAAATGAAAAAAGAGCTTCAGTCCGTGGATATGAGTTTGGTTCTCGACACATCCAAACATGAAAAATACCTCAGATTGATGGGCGGTATTCTGGTAGATACATATTTAACCCGGCTGTATGAGAATGCTGAAAGGACAGCAGATCTTCTTTATAGTAAAATCAGTTGGGGCCTGGCTCCAACATTTATTTTTACAAAGCCAAATTCTACTGACAATCCGATAGAAACTGCTCCTGAGTCAAAGTTTTACTATCACCCCCAATGGAATATTGACCAACAGACCTATAGCGGCCTACGCAAATGGGATAAGGGGTTTCAAATAATCACAGAGCAAAATAACGAATGGAATGACTCCTTAAACGAACTATGTCGGCGGCTGTATATGTTCGGGGCCTCTTATGATGAGGGCAAAATATTTGAGGACTGGATGGACACCCCTGGTGCCAGCACGATTCGGGGAATTATGGTTGTCAATGAAGAATTCGACAAAGGAGCATCAGACAACTATGTGGTGACACTGACTAAGGATGATATCGTTGAAGATACTCAGCCTGTTACCCTGAATTTTGAAAGCATCCCAGCTTTAAATGAATATGATTCCGTCGAAAGCGTATATGGCAGCTTTGACTGGGCAAATATGCAAAGGATTGATTCAACAAATCAATGTGTCGGTGTGGTTAATGGCGCGGTTACCGGAACCCACGGCGTTTATTGTTCCTCCGGTGTTATTCTTAGAGGAACAAAATTCAATTTGACAAGCATGAGAATGACTGCTGCAAACGATGAATATATCAACATAACCTTTGAATTATACAAAGAGGGGGCAAGTAGTGCGTTTTATACAGCATCCTTGAAGAATTTATACACAACTCCTCGGGTTGTCACTTTAAATTTCCCAGCGGCGAACAGGATAAACATCATTTCAAGCAGCGGACCTGTTATTATAGATGATTTAACATTTACAAGAACTGAATATATTGAGGATCTGGACGACCAAACAGAAGGTCATCTTGGATATTCCACCATTCTATCAATCGTATCCGAACTTAATAATGGTGCCAAAGTTGTGATCCCGGTGCAGGAAATTGAATATGAGGAATTGAGCGGGAGCGTCAGGATTGTTTATGGGGCAGAAGGGTATGGAGACACCTATGCGTTCGGCATGTACAACGGGGGCTCGTCTTCACCAAACACGGAGACAAACGAGACCTATGTCGATACGGGCGATATTTCACTATATACAGACATCCTAAGTGATACAACCCAGACCGACTGGCTGGGCAAATACGCCCTTGAAACTGATGAAACAAACAGCATCTCTACAATCATTCAAAAAACCAGCGAAACCATCAACGCCGCCAAGACGTTTATAGGCGATCCGGTCGATATGGTGACCGGAGAATTCTATGCCGAAGAAAAGCCGGACATAACCGTCAAATCCAGAGGTTTTGACCTGTCCGTCATCCGTAAATACAGAAGCCAGACCATCTACAACGGTCCTTTCGGTTACGGCTGGACCTGGAACCATGCAGAACGCATCATGCCTCTGACCGGAGGGGATGTTAAATATTATAACAACGAAGCCGATGCTTTTGAGATCACATCCAACGGGGACGGCACATACACCTACCCTGCCGGATCTCAATTCATCCTTACGATGGAAGCAGGACAATACATCATTACCCAGAACCTGACTATGCAGAAATCATATTTTTCTGACCAGGGGTATTTGATCAAAAAAGAAGACCGGTTCGGCAATACTCTGTTGTATGAGTATGCAGATACCGACCATCCGACCGAAATCTCCAAAATTACAGATGAACTGGGCAGGTTTCTGGCATTCACCTACAATACCAGCGGCAAAGTGACCACTGTTACCGGCAAAACCGGTGAGGCGGATACCGGTCTTTCATGTTCTTATCTTTACAGTGATAACGAGACTACAGGGGATGGCCTTGGGGATGACCTGATTGAGTTCCAGGGCCTGGATTATGAGATTGACCCCGAAGACGGCAGCAATAGCGCCACAAAATACCAATACCTGAGCGACCAGGATAACGTATACCTGGATCACAACATGATCCTGTACACCATGCCTGGGGGTGATACCCTTGAAATCGGGTACTACAAGAATGACCAGGTGGCCTACCACACCAATGCCAAAGGCGAAACCTTCAACTTCATGTACAGCCGCCTGAACCGGTATGCAGAAACCTGGAACGAGGAAGGATACTACCGAAAGGTATTCTTCAATGAATCCAATGATGTAATTCGGATAGCCAATGAAGACGGCACCATGGAGACCATGGTTTATGATGGCCATCACAACAAAACCCACCATACAGATGGCAACGGATACACGACTGAGTTCCAGTATTATCCTGACGGTACTTCTGCTGATGATCAGGACGCTTATGAAAAACAGCGCAAGCTTTATGTCAAGACCGATGCCATGGGCCACACCTGGCGATACCAGTACGATGACACGAATAACCCGTATTCCGTGACTCAAAGCAAAGATCCTGTGGATCGGATCTCAGCATTTGAATACTACACGGACGGCAACCTTCACAAAAAAATTCAGGCACCCGGATATAAATTTAGCGATGACGGACAGATCGTGGAAGGCCTGCCCACAGACGGGTTTGAAACGGCCTATGTCTATGACGATTACGGCAATATCACTCAGATAACAGACGCCAGGGGCAACTCTGAGATATTTGCCTATGATACGGATGCTCTTCACCTGCTGTCCAAAACAGATAAAAACGGGCATCAGACAAGCTTTGATTATTACCCGTCCGGTAACACGGAAAACCAGCCTCCGGACCTGCTGAAATCAAAGACAGTAACGGTCGGCGGCACCGACCTGACCACCACATTTGAATACAATGCCGTTGGTCAGAAAACCAAAGAAACAGATCCGTTAAGCCAGACCACAACATACGAATACAACACCGACGGCAAACTGGTTAAAACGACGCTTCCAAACGGGGCCGTCAAAGAACTGAAATATTACAAGGCCAGGGATGTGGTCGCCGGCGCCCAGATAAAGGAGGCCATTGATCCGCTTTCTCAGTCCGAACTGTTCACCTATGACGCCATCGGTAAACTGACCTCCAGGACCGATAAAAACGGGAACACCACCTCGTACACGTACGATCCCATGGGCAGGCTGGCCCAAACCACCGACGCCCTGGGTAATATCACCCAATACCAATACGACGGCAACGGCAATAAAACCGCCGTCACCGATGCCTTGGGCCACACCAGCACCTATACCTACGACGCAGCCAACCGGCTGATCGAAGAAACCATCCCCTGCGGCCTGGAAGACTCAGACACCAGCGTCATCCGAAAAACCTACACCTACTATGATGACGGTAAACTTGAATCGGAAACCACGGACATCACGGATGCCGACCACGAGGATATCACCGTATTTTACGAATACGACCAACTCGGTCACCTGTTCCAAAAAACAGACGGATACAATTCATCAGATCCTCAGGCAACAGCCTACCGCTATGATGCATTGGGGAACCTGACCGGAATCATCAATCCCCTGGGCGACCGCCAGACATTTGTATACGACGGCAACGGCAATAAAACCGCCGAGCAACACTACGACACCGGCAACGAGTTGCTGGAAGAAACATTATTTCATTATGATGAACGCAACCTTTTAACCCATATAATCGATCCCCTGGGGGATGTTACGGTCCTTGTCTATGATGCGGCGGGCCGAAAAATATCACAAACACAGGGTTTAGATACAGACCTGGTTGAAACCGTCTGGGAATATGATACGGTCGGCAACATCGTCAAAGAAACCGATCCCCTGGGAAGGCTCACCCGGTATTCTTATGATCTGAACCGCCAGAAAATCAAACTGGTGGATGCTGCAGGAGAGACCTCTACCTTTGGGTATGATCCCAACGGCAACCAGATTTCCACCACCTATCCCGATAAAACCGTTACCCGGACCTATTACGATGCCGTAAACCGCAAGATCGGCACCGAGGATGAACTGGGCAACCTACAGTATTTCGAATACGACGAGGTCTCCAACCTGATACTGCACACCGACGCCAGGGGCAACAGCACCACGTTTCAATACGATCAGGCCGGACGAATGTTCAGGACGATTGACGCACTGGGCAATACTACGGAAACCGAGTTTGATGAAACCGGCAGAGTGCTTGCTACGACCAACGCCAGAGGCATCGAAACCCAGCACCGGTATGATGTCCACGGTAATCTGCTGGGAACTACCATTGCCCCGTCAAGCTCCGAACCCGTCATTACCGAGTACGAATATGACGAAAATAACCGCAGGATATTTGAGATCCGCAGCCTGAAAGTCAGCGACACAGAAACCCGCGCCCTGAAAACTCAGTTTGTTTATGATGACCGGGGCCTTATGACCACCCGCATTGAAGGCCAGTACACGGAAACGCCCCAATCCTACGGTTTTGAATACAACGCCGGAAGACAACTGGTTCAGACCACCGACCCCAACGGCAATATCACCAAATATTTTTATGACACTCTCGGAAGAAAGATCGCCCAAACCCAGGCCGACGGCATGATCGAGTATTATTGGGAATATGACGTCGCAGGCAACGTTATCCTTGAACAAATGCCCGAAGGTGAGCTGACCATAAAAGGTTACGACAATCTTAACCGCCTGATTTTGATGGTCCAGGGGGATGACCGGAAAGAGTTTGCCTATGACAGTCGGGGCAGGCTGATCCGGGAGGTCAATTTTAACGGAGATATCACCCAATATACCTATGACCTTGTCGGCAGGCTGGACTCCCGCACAAGCGCTGCAGGCATAACCGGCGAAGCTGCAACATCAACCTTCAGCTATGATGAAAACGGAAATCTGCTCTCCGTTCTCAATCCGCTGGAAAACACGCTCACCTATGAATATGATGTCCTGAACCGGAAAATAAAGGAAGCTGATGCGGACGGGAGTTTCCAACAATTCACCTATGATGGCAACGGAAATATCGAAACCATCACCCGCCAGGACAGTTCTCTGGTTACATTTGTTTATGACGATCTGGACCGAAAGATTGAAGTTCGGCTGGGATCAGGGTCGGTTCTGCAGCAGCAGTTCGAATACGACACCTTGTCACGGCTGAAATTGGCCGAAGATTTTAACCAGGGCGCGGCCACGCATTTGGTGATTTTTTCATATGATGATTTTGACCGCCTGGAAACGGAACTCCAGGATAGTGCTTATCTTGTGACAAGTCAGTATGATAATAACGGCAATAAAGAAACCCTCTCTTATCCATCCGGCAAAACCGTTCAGAAAAATTACGACGGCAACAACAATCTGTCCGCCGTCTACGACGGGGTCGATCAAATAGCCCGTCTGGAATACGACCGAAACAGGCAGTTGATATTCGGAGTTTACGGCAATAACACAACACTTTCCGTTGAGTATGACAACCGGGGCCGGGAAATGTATCGAGCTTACAGCACCCCCGGTACCAATGAACTCTTCAGAGTAGACAAGAGCTATGACGGCCAGAGCAACGTTGCCACCAGAAACACCGAATTTAAAGGCACATTCTTGACCGAAGCTTTTGGATATGATCACCATGACCGGCTCACCGGCCAGTACAGGAACAGTGTCGGCTATGCCGCCTGGCAGTATGATTTAAACGGCAATTGGAAATATACAGATCAAAACGGCCTTTCTGAACCCCGCACCGTAACCTCCGATAACGAGTATAACACCATTGACAGTACAGTGGTCAGTTATGACGACCGCGGAAATATGACCTTTGACGGGACCAATGATTATACCTACGACTGGGCCAACCGTCTGACCCAAGTTTCATCGGACGGCGCGGTACTGGCATCTTATACCTATGACGCCCTTAACCGCCGGGTAACCCGGACCGTCGGAACAGTAGTGACGACATTTGTTTATGACAGCCAGAGTGTTATTGAAGAATACACCGCCAGCAGTCTGGAAAGAATTTTCATTTATGCGGATACCCTGGATGATCCGGTCTTGGTCGAGGTAAATGGTCAGGATTATTATTATCTGAAAGACAGCCAACACAGCGTCAAAGCCATTCTTGATGCCGGTGCCGCATTGGTCGAATCCTATAATTACAATCCGTTCGGCTTGATGATGATCTCCGATGACCAGGGGACGGATATCACAACCACCGGCAGCACCATCGGTAATCCCTTCGGTTACACCGGCAGACGGTGGGATAATGATTCCGGCCTCTGGTATTATCGGAACCGGATGTATTCGGCAAGCCTTGGCCGGTTCATGCAACGAGATCCGGCAGGATACGTAGACGGGCTGAACCTTTATACATACGTCCTAAATAACCCGCTACGGTACACTGATCCTGATGGATTGATGGCGAGGGATGCTTGGGACAGTATTGATCCAACATTAGCATCAATAAAGGGTGGGATTTCGGATTATCTCGCTGATCGAGGACTGGAGAATTATGAGCAGGGGTATTATGTCGCAGCTGCTATTGATTCAGTAGGCTTAGCAATCGTTGAAGGTGCTCCTGAAAACAAGGTAGAACTTGCTGTTGAGGGAGTATTAACTCTTGCAGGGCTTAAGGCTGCAAAGTATTTAGATTCACTTAATGATGTTTCAAAGTATATCGATGATGTAATTGACGTATTCAATTTTAAAGGCCCCGCAGGAAGACATACTTTAACCAGCGTAAATCAAAAGACAGTCGCTAAGAATTTAAATACAGTAATTGAGCCTGGGGTAGATGTCGCATCTGATGTTGCAGCTATCAACAAGGGATTGGCTCAAAAAATTGGAGATAAATTTGTTGTCAAAGGTCGGACATATGGAATGCACGACGGCACTTTATATCCAGTTTCAGGAGCTGGATTTCATCAATTAGATAGAGCGGCATTCAAGGCTTTAGGCGTTTTAAACAAATTTGGCAATACCTCTAAAGCAAATCAAATCATAAATAATATGGGGCTAAGCGATGACGCTGTTAAAGCTGCCTTAAAGGCTTGGGGGGCATCGCAATGA
- the tnpB gene encoding IS66 family insertion sequence element accessory protein TnpB (TnpB, as the term is used for proteins encoded by IS66 family insertion elements, is considered an accessory protein, since TnpC, encoded by a neighboring gene, is a DDE family transposase.) translates to MIQITPQMRIMLAVTPADFRKGIDGLAAVCRRVLKQNPFSGYVFVFRNKPGTALKILIYDGQGFWLCQKRLSKGRFKWWPKKGGDEIHPLAAHELQMLIWNGNPQKNNVLLWKKI, encoded by the coding sequence ATGATCCAAATCACACCGCAAATGCGGATAATGCTGGCGGTAACTCCTGCTGATTTTCGAAAGGGGATCGACGGCCTGGCAGCTGTTTGTCGCAGGGTGTTAAAACAAAATCCTTTTTCCGGATATGTTTTTGTTTTCAGAAACAAACCGGGGACTGCCCTGAAGATACTAATATATGATGGCCAGGGCTTCTGGCTTTGTCAAAAAAGATTGAGCAAGGGGCGTTTTAAATGGTGGCCTAAAAAGGGAGGAGATGAAATTCACCCATTGGCTGCACATGAATTACAGATGTTGATATGGAACGGAAATCCTCAAAAAAATAATGTACTTTTGTGGAAAAAAATCTAG